TTAATGATTGTAAAGCCTCATCAACCGAGCCATATGCCCTTGTAATCTTAAATAGACCTGAAATTTCAAATATTTTAGTTATGTTTGCATTTAAACCACAAACTAAGATATTTCCTCCCCTTTTAGCCAAAACCTTATATCGCCCTATAAAAACTCCTATGCCTGAACTATCCATAAATCTTAGTCCGCTCAAATCCATAATCATATGTTTTATAGAAGGAGTCTCTATCAAATTATCCAAAGTGGTTCTAACATTCTGGGCGCTATGATGGTCTAATTCGCCACTCATTTTTAAAATGATAGTATCTCCCTTTTGTTTACTTGATATCTGCAACGAAGTACCCTCCTTTTATCTTTTGTTTATAGGATGTCCTCCATTAGTATATTCTTCATACAAATGGATATTCCTTCAACGAATCTTGGCTTATAATGACATGTTTTGTAGAAAAAAGTAAAGCACTCCTTCGTTATAATCTGAAAGAGTGCTTAGCTTTACCGTTCATACCTCAACTTCCTGGATTTCCACCCGTATGGACTGTCGTTTGTTCATATCCTCTAGTATCTTTTTTTCATCAGTCCAATCCC
This region of Xylanivirga thermophila genomic DNA includes:
- the spoIIAA gene encoding anti-sigma F factor antagonist, encoding MQISSKQKGDTIILKMSGELDHHSAQNVRTTLDNLIETPSIKHMIMDLSGLRFMDSSGIGVFIGRYKVLAKRGGNILVCGLNANITKIFEISGLFKITRAYGSVDEALQSLKGVG